From the Erythrolamprus reginae isolate rEryReg1 chromosome Z, rEryReg1.hap1, whole genome shotgun sequence genome, one window contains:
- the LOC139175888 gene encoding goannatyrotoxin-Vere1-like → MVASLKSWPLVIAMALCILFCLGTFVEAYPPKPESPGENASPEEMAKYLADLRHYINLVTRQRYGKRSIPETLMSELVFGDNSNARSRFDDSYMW, encoded by the exons ATGGTTGCGTCTCTGAAGTCTTGGCCTCTTGTGATTGCCATGGCTCTGTGCATCCTGTTCTGCCTGGGAACTTTTGTAGAAGCCTATCCACCCAAGCCTGAGAGTCCTGGAGAAAACGCTTCGCCGGAAGAAATGGCAAAATACCTTGCTGACCTTCGGCATTACATTAACTTGGTGACAAGGCAAAG GTATGGCAAGAGATCCATCCCAGAGACCTTGATGTCAGAGCTTGTTTTTGGAGACAATAGCAATGCCAGATCAAG GTTTGATGATTCCTATATGTGGTGA